One genomic window of Plasmodium falciparum 3D7 genome assembly, chromosome: 10 includes the following:
- a CDS encoding translation initiation factor eIF-2B subunit delta, putative, translating to MDDKSYSTFAKRKKKRVNGKINKEKFKKNIIKNDKYVKASTLNKNISKKTFLHTLFKSFIKPYNEKNTAFYSILCIINNIYKCTYFNEHRCFICKSLYEDTSKQLEEKKNIYYYYSSDGDDNNFPYNIYYNIKKINLNESNKTSKNSSNSNKIIVTTNKNNAKTLNSCLLNECPHFSDSSNLEYRDEERKKNDGTTEDHNEAKENKENKESKENIKNMTNVENCNKVKMNVTLRHISNNNKSTNINNNNNNNNNNSNNNYSENQLCACPVQNFVNVKLNFCNSNQYHFLSHEKSNFVDIYNFKVFDKINMYDKILLDLNQNEIHPNILRTGIFFNKCSITTHNHRNVDLLIALKSFIKDYTLPPYEPINKHMKVVIDKEINYIIMCKKHSVSMGEVIRWFKNMISEHIGKNVLEETKEIITNNINNYIRTKIVIPSINISNYVSNHIIENHDVILIYTFDYDIYLSIIKAKRNGKKFEIILVDSEPYKNSYNIKLYTKLGISVTYTLIGGLFYNIRRCTKVLLGIDAIIHNSVYGHVGTSIICMISNLNNVDVYIVCETYKISNKILIDSFSMNNINNNLDIYDYMYMHHYHHHSNPHKCDQKCNKNVEGGTHFNKKLNNFIHSFSDIKKKNILFNNINTKYKKPTVRYISTSGSPFALNEKALNKKKKNNKEEWEQDEAKAVIEDKTMEDIQNVKYVENEDVKKIKDTKERKGEQLEDELKSSNKTLFNKSNASLEDQKTENLKETEPQKLYIQYSNERITNEMKMKYESKIEHCNNYKSSSYTRHIETTKFHESTDTLVKCQNVTNNNESNITCCTKNFKEEKTNITDVQEKYIHQMNNINDIEMEKKNSKTKEEKISLNYVKEINTVSSNSTFTTGSTKSILKQQTYLSHEIKNEKTMVKINYKNVSQTISSDNNNNNNNNNNSKVINKKNKVFFNLKNGKNNFEKSTYSLNFKNHFDIKSSNINTSTDQNIDENDKDQICCNDICHSICKSIGNVNIKNVCTDKHNDTNLFTSVFSHINKINSNNDKSFYVANICNDVTPLKYINYIVTEVGLYTSSNKNALNAFIHNNI from the coding sequence ATGGATGATAAATCCTATTCAACCTTTGccaagagaaaaaaaaaaagggtgaatggaaaaataaataaagagaaatttaaaaagaatattataaagaatGATAAGTATGTAAAAGCATCaacattaaataaaaatattagtaAGAAAACTTTTTTACATACTTTATTTAAAAGTTTTATTAAACCATATAATGAGAAGAATACAGCATTTTACtctattttatgtattataaataatatttataaatgtacTTATTTTAATGAACATCGGTGTTTTATTTGTAAATCTTTATATGAAGACACATCGAAGCAgttagaagaaaaaaaaaatatttattattattatagtaGTGATGgggatgataataatttcccttacaatatatattataatataaaaaaaataaatttaaatgaatCCAATAAAACTTCTAAAAACAGTTCAAATAGCAATAAAATTATTGTaacaacaaataaaaataatgcaAAGACATTGAACAGTTGCTTATTAAATGAATGTCCTCATTTTAGCGACTCCAGTAATTTGGAATACCGGGATGAAGagagaaagaaaaatgatGGCACCACAGAAGATCACAATGAAGCAAAagaaaataaggaaaataaagaaagtaaagaaaatataaaaaacatgACAAATGTGGAAAATTGTAATAAGGTTAAAATGAATGTAACTTTGAGACatattagtaataataataaaagcaccaacataaataataataataataataataataataatagtaataataattatagtgAGAACCAACTATGTGCGTGCCCTGTTCAAAATTTTGTTaatgtaaaattaaatttttgtaATTCAAAtcaatatcattttttatcaCATGAAAAAAGCAACTttgtagatatatataattttaaagtatttgataaaataaatatgtatgataAGATATTATTAGATCTTAATCAAAATGAGATTCATCCGAATATATTAAGGAcaggaatattttttaataaatgttcAATTACTACACATAATCATAGGAATGTGGATTTGCTTATTGCTTTAAAATCATTTATTAAAGATTATACATTACCCCCATATGAGcctataaataaacatatgaaAGTTGTGATAGATAaggaaataaattatattattatgtgtaaAAAACATAGTGTTAGTATGGGAGAAGTTATAAGATggtttaaaaatatgatatctGAACATATAGGGAAAAATGTTTTAGAAGAGACtaaagaaattataacaaACAATATTAACAATTATATTCGAACAAAAATAGTTATACCTTCTATAAACATATCTAATTATGTATCAAATCACATTATAGAAAACCATGatgttattttaatatatacatttgattatgatatatatctttCAATTATAAAGGCAAAaagaaatggaaaaaaatttGAAATCATTTTAGTTGATTCAGAACCATATAAAAATtcgtataatataaaattatataccaAATTAGGAATATCAGTTACGTATACTTTAATTGGtggtttattttataatattagaaGATGTACAAAAGTGTTATTAGGTATTGATGCAATTATACATAATAGTGTTTATGGGCATGTAGGTACTAGTATCATTTGTATGATTtctaatttaaataatgttgATGTATATATTGTTTGTGAAACTTATAAAATAAGTAATAAAATACTTATTGATAGTTTcagtatgaataatataaataataatttagatatatatgattatatgtatatgcatcattatcatcatcattcgAATCCACATAAATGTGATCAAAAgtgtaataaaaatgtagagGGAGGTACCCactttaataaaaaattaaataacttTATACATTCTTTTTctgatataaagaaaaagaatatattatttaataatataaatacaaaatataaaaaaccaACCGTTAGATATATTTCGACCTCCGGATCTCCTTTTGCGCTGAATGAAAAGGCactaaataaaaagaaaaaaaataataaagaagaatgGGAACAGGATGAAGCCAAGGCAGTAATTGAGGACAAGACAATGGAAGACATTCAAAATGTGAAATATGTTGAAAATGAAGACGTCAAAAAAATCAAAGACACAAAAGAACGCAAAGGAGAACAACTTGAGGACGAATTAAAAAGTTCAAACAAAACTTTATTTAACAAATCTAATGCTTCGTTAGAAGACCAAAAAACAGAAAATCTAAAAGAAACCGAAccacaaaaattatatattcaatacTCAAATGAGCGTATTACCaatgaaatgaaaatgaaatatgAAAGTAAGATAGAACATTGTAATAATTACAAATCATCTTCTTATACACGTCATATCGAAACAACGAAATTTCATGAATCTACAGATACATTAGTAAAATGTCAAAATGTTACTAATAATAACGAATCAAATATAACTTGCTGtacaaaaaattttaaagaagaaaaaacaaatataacgGATGtacaagaaaaatatattcatcaaatgaataacataaatgatatagaaatggaaaaaaaaaattcgaaaacaaaagaagaaaaaatatccTTAAATTATGTTAAAGAAATTAACACAGTTAGTAGTAATAGTACATTTACTACTGGATCAACAAAAAGTATCTTAAAACAACAAACATATTTATCtcatgaaataaaaaatgaaaaaactatggtaaagataaattataaaaatgtatctCAAACTATATCAtctgataataataataataataataataataataatagtaaagtgattaataaaaaaaataaggtattttttaatttaaagaatggtaaaaataattttgaaaaaagTACCTATTccttaaattttaaaaatcatTTTGATATTAAATcaagtaatataaatacatcaaCAGATCAAAATattgatgaaaatgataagGATCAAATATGTTGTAATGATATTTGCCATTCAATATGTAAGTCTATTGGAAatgtgaatataaaaaatgtttgtACTGATAAACATAACGACACTAATTTATTTACATCTGTATTctcacatataaataaaattaattcaaataatgataaatctTTTTATGTAgcaaatatatgtaatgatGTTACCCCtctcaaatatattaattatattgtgACCGAAGTAGGTCTCTATACAAGTTCAAATAAAAATGCTTTAAATGcttttattcataataatatataa